From the Peromyscus leucopus breed LL Stock chromosome 8b, UCI_PerLeu_2.1, whole genome shotgun sequence genome, one window contains:
- the LOC114709493 gene encoding hemoglobin subunit alpha translates to MVLSAEDKANVKTAWSKIGGHGADYGAEALERMFGSFPTTKTYFPHFDVSHGSAQVKSHGAKVAAALATAASHLDDLPGALSALSDLHAHKLRVDPVNFKLLSHCLLVTLAAHHPADFTPAVHASLDKFLASVSTVLTSKYR, encoded by the exons ATGGTGCTCTCTGCGGAGGACAAGGCCAACGTCAAGACTGCCTGGAGCAAGATTGGCGGCCATGGTGCTGACTATGGCGCGGAGGCTCTAGAGAG GATGTTCGGTAGCTTCCCCACCACCAAGACCTACTTCCCTCACTTTGATGTGAGCCACGGCTCTGCCCAGGTCAAGAGCCACGGCGCAAAGGTCGCCGCCGCCCTGGCCACCGCAGCTAGCCACCTGGATGACCTGCCCGGTGCCCTGTCTGCTCTGAGCGACCTGCACGCTCACAAGCTGCGTGTGGACCCTGTCAACTTCAAG ctCCTGAGCCACTGCCTGCTGGTGACCCTGGCCGCCCACCACCCTGCTGATTTCACCCCCGCGGTGCATGCTTCTCTGGACAAATTCCTTGCCTCTGTGAGCACCGTGCTGACCTCCAAGTACCGTTAA
- the Hbz gene encoding hemoglobin subunit zeta translates to MSLMKNERAIIMSMWDKMAPQVEAIGTETLERLFCSYPQTKTYFPHFDLHHGSQQLRVHGSKILAAVGDAVKNIDNLSSALTKLSELHAYILRVDPVNFKLLSHCLLVTLASRFPADFTAEVHEAWDKFMSILSSILTEKYR, encoded by the exons atgtctCTGATGAAGAATGAGAGAGCTATCATCATGTCCATGTGGGACAAGATGGCTCCGCAGGTTGAGGCCATCGGCACCGAGACTCTGGAGAG GCTCTTCTGTAGCTACCCCCAGACGAAGACCTATTTCCCGCACTTCGACCTGCACCATGGGTCGCAACAGCTGCGTGTCCACGGCTCCAAGATCCTGGCTGCTGTAGGCGACGCGGTTAAGAACATCGACAACCTCTCGAGTGCTCTGACCAAGCTGAGCGAGCTGCATGCCTACATCCTGCGTGTGGACCCGGTCAACTTTAAG CTCCTGTCTCACTGTCTGCTGGTCACCCTGGCCTCACGCTTCCCGGCCGACTTCACCGCTGAGGTCCACGAAGCCTGGGACAAGTTCATGTCTATCCTGTCTTCCATCCTGACTGAGAAGTACCGCTAA